GGCGACGGGACCACCTTGGTGAAGCGGGGAAGAACGAAGATGATGGCCAGCGTCAGGGCAAACAGGACGTAGGCGAGCCAGGGGACATTGAGGACATGGGGCACCTGCGCCATGAAAATCAGCACGCCCAGGGCGTTGACGAACCCGATCATCACCGATCGCGGGATGAACCGCATCAGGCGGGCAAGCCCGGCCAGGCCGAAGACCACCTGGATCACCCCGGCAAGCAGCACCGCCGGCAGGACGTACTGGACCCCGTGCTCGTGCACCAGCGGGGCGATGACCAGGGCGACGGAGCCAGCTGCCGCCGTTACGACGCCGGGCCGTCCGCCAAGGATGGACATCGCCAGGGCAAGCACGATGGAGGCGACAAGGCTGACCATCGGATCCACCCCGGCCACGATCGAGAACGAAATGACCTCCGGGACGAGCGCAAGGGTGGTGACCATGCCGGCGAGGACTTCGCGGGTCAGCTGCCGCGGAGAGCGCAGCGCGGCCATGACGGTGTTCGGCGGCCGGGTGGGGCGGGGGCGGTCGGCGACGGCCAAGGAGCGGCTCCAGGGACTTGGCTCTCAGGAAAGAGCGGGTGGGCAACGTTGTGCGCGCCACGGTGCGCAAGGGTCCAGCCCTGCCATGGAAGACAATTGGGGTGGAGAGAAAAGGCGCCGGTGACTGCCGGCTGCGCATGCAACGCTACCCTAACGTGAGGGTTGAGTCCGGATTGGTGACGTGATGGTGAAAGAGATGACCGCCGAAGAAGTGGTGGCCACGATGCATATTGGCGAACTGGCGGACCGTTCGCAGATGTCCCTGCGCACCATCCGCCACTACGACGAGGTGGGCCTGCTCAAACCGTCCGGCCGCACCGACGGCGGATTCCGCCTCTACACCGAGCGCGATTTCACGCGCCTGCTGCTGATCCGCAGGATGAAGCCGCTGGGGTTCACGCTCGAGGCCATGGCCGGGCTCTTGAAGGTCATTGACGCATTGGAGGCGGCCGCGCCCGGCGAGGATGTTACGGACATCAGGACTGAGTTGAACGGTTTCATTGAAGAGGCAGCACGGCGCCGTGCGAAGTTGGAGGAACAACTCGGCATGGCCGACGAGTTCCTGGCGCTGCTGCGTGCACGGTAGGGAACCCGCCGCTGTTGCCAAACTGTGCCTTGCCGCCCGGCCATGGCCCCGGGGCAGCAGTAAGCACGGCTGATAAAATGACCGGGTTGCAGGGCGGCCCGGAGAGCCGGTGCAACCAGTGCCGTAACAAAGTAGGGGACCACACAATCATGACGGCAGGCGGGTCACACCTTGAGACGTCGGAGAGCCGGCCGGGCAAACCGGTCGACGCCTCCGCGCCCGCCAGGGGCCGCGCCTACCTCGCCACCATCGAAGGTTTCGTCGGCGCCCTCATGATGTTTGTCGGCTCCATCGGCACGGGCTGGATCGCCAACGGCTCGCCCATGATCCGGCAGCCGGTGGTCATCGCGCTCCGCACCGAGGGGTGGGGTGTTGCCGTGTCCACCGTGCTGCTGACGGCCGGCGCCATGCTCCTGATGCGCTCCTGGCTGAGGTTGGGCCAGCGGCTGGGGGACTGGGGGCAGTCCTCGTTGCGGTCCGTGGTGGTGGCCATCTCCGCCTGGTCCCTGCCGCTGCTGTTCTGCGTCCCGGTCTTTTCCCGCGACGTCTACGCGTATACCGGCCAGGGCCGCCTGGTCCAGGAGGGCCAGAACCCGTATGAGGTGGGCATTTCCACGCTCAACAACTGGTTTTCGTTGGGCGCCGACCCCGCCTGGGCCGAGAACAGGACCCCCTACGGACCGTACTTCCTGTGGCTGGCACGCGCCGTCGTGGGGCTGACCGGTGCCCAGCCTGACGCGTCAGTCCTGCTCTTCAGGCTCCTGGCCGGCGTCGGCGTCCTGCTCTGCGTCATCTACGTCCCCAAACTGGCCGAACTGCACGGCATCAACGGTGCGCGGGCCCTCTGGATCTCCGTGGCCAACCCGTTGTTCCTCATCAGCTTCATCGCCAGTGCCCACAACGACGCACTCATGGTGGGGCTCGCCGTCGCCGGTGTCTACCTGGCCGCTACGCGCCGCTACCTGCTGGGCATCCTCCTGGTCACCGCCTCCATCGGCATCAAGCCCATCACCGTGCTGCTGCTGCCGTTCATCGGGGTCATGTGGGCGGGCCCCTCCGCTTCCTGGCCGCGCAAGTTCCTGATGTGGGGCGCGACGGCGGGCATCAGCTTTGGCGTGCTGGCCCTCAGCGGCATCCCCTACAACCTCGGCATCGGCTGGACCTGGGCCATCATGGACCCCACCCCCGGCTACACGGGGTACTCGCCGTCGGGCTTCCTGGGCCAGCAGGTGGAGATGCTCGCCAATGCGCTGGGCCTGCCCGGGGGTACGCTGGCCACCTGGCTGAGGACGGCCATGAAGTGGGCCGCCATCGCCTTGGTCCTGCTGCTGATGTTCCGCGGCGACTACTCCCGTGCGGTGCGCCGGATGGCCCTGGCGTTCACCGCCGTGGTGATGCTCTCACCCATCATCCAGCCCTGGTACATCCTGTGGTTCCTGCCGTTCCTGGCCGTCACCGGCATCCGGGACGACTGGCAGATCCGCTCGCTTTACGTGGGCGTGACGTTCTTCGTGGTGTTCGGCGCCCAGGACCAGCTCTCTGTCTGGTCCTTTGTGGAACTGCCCATCGACGCGTCCTCCCTGGCGTTCTTCACCGCCCTCGCGTTCACGTTCTACCTGCTGGTGCTGGACGTCCACACCCGGAAACTGCTCATCGAGGGAAAGCCGCTGGACCTTGCCCGGCGCGGGTGGCAGTGGGCCGTGGAGCGGCGGGCGGCACGCCGCACCCGCGCACCCCAGGCCCCCGCCGCCGTCGACCGGTCCGAAAGCCGCTAGCCGGGCGGCCGGCCACATAAAAAGCTAGGCTTCCGCCGGCACCCGTGTGGACGTCTTGCGGCCCAGTTCCGCCGTGCGCTTCACCGACCACCACAGCAGCACCACCAGGAGCACGTTGCGGGTGGTGAGGATGGCCGCCATGACCGGGTGGGCGTGGATCAGCGGCGTATAGAACAGCGGGTAAATCACGAACGTGGTCATGGCGATGCCCATCAGCAGGGCAGCGGGTACCTTCCAGCGCTCCCAGTCGTGGGTCAGGCCGGCGATGATCACCGGAGCCAGCCAGATGATGAACTGCGGCGAGCCCACCTTGTTGAACACGATGAACGCGGTGACCATCATGAGGGAGCCCTCGAGGAACAGTTCCTCGCGCTCGGCGCCCCGCCGCATGGCACGCACCAGCAGGATGGCGGCGGTCACGGCGGCGAGGACCAGCAGCGGCTGCATCAGGAAAGCTGCAGTACTGGCTCCGGGGCCGTAAACCTCGGTGGAGTTGATGGCCGTGTTGTCCGCCATCTTTGAGCCGGCGATGTGGAAGACGCTCAGCCAGACCCACGGTGTGGAGAAGGTGGCTTCGAGCTGCATGCCGCGCTCGCCCTGGTTGAGCAGGAAGTCCATGATGTGCGGCAGGCCGCCGGTCAGCCAGGTCCCCAGTCCAACGACGGCGGTCACGGCGGCGCCGGCGAGCACCACCTGGATGCGCTTGTGGCTGGCGATGACGATGGGTACAAGCACGGCTGCGGGCCACACCTTGATCCAGGTGGCCACGCTGAGCAGGACGCCGGCCACCACGGGCCGCTCGGCCGCGTAGAGCAGCGCGATCAGCACGATGGGTGCGGTGATGCCTTCCACCCGGGCGAAGCTCAGGTAGCCCATGAAGACGGTGAAGAACAGCCACCACCAGGCCGGGGCCACGCCCGTCACCTTCCGCGGGCCGCGGGTGAGGTAGAGCAGGCCGACGGCGTTGAGCGCCGTGATGATCAGGAACCACACCAGCAGGTAGAGGCTTGGCCCGGCGATGTTCGCCAGGAAGATGGGGATCTGCGCCAGCACGGGGTAGACCCAGGGGCTGATCTTCCCGGTCAGGTCCGCCGGGTTGTACCCGGCCGTGGCCCACTGCCGGTACTGCTCGGTGTCGCTGAACGTATCGCCGTTCAGGAAGAAGGACGCCATCCAGCCCAGGAAGTACAAGTGGACGACGGCGAAGCCCCACCACACGCTGGACGGGCGGGCGAACCAGTCCACTACCTTGGTAAGCAGGACTTTGCTGCGGACCGTCACCAAACGGTCAAAGAACCTTGTGGAAATCTCAGGTCTCCTTGAGCGCGGGGGCGGGTGCGGGGGTCTTCTTGCCCAGTGAATACAGGCGGCGGACGCTCCACAGGAACAGGACCACCAGCAGGACGTTGCGGATGGTCAGCACCAGTGCCATCCACGGGTTGTTGTGGCTGAGGGCGTCGTAGAAGAGGGGGTAGATGAAGTAGGTGGCCACGGCGATCGCGATCAGCATCAGTGCCGGGACGCGCCATTCGCGCCAGCTGTGCGCCAGGCCGACGGCGACGGCGGGGCCGAGCCACACCATGAACTGGGGCGAACCCACCTTGTTGAAGACCACGAAGGCGGCGGCCAGGGCGAGGGCGCCGGCGAGAAGCAGCTCGGTCCGGTCCACGCCGCCTGCGACTTTGAGCTGCTTGCCGTTGTGGAGCGCCCAGAAGGCCAGGCCCGCCACGAGCAGGGCGGCCAGGACCAGGAGCGGCTGCATCAGCACGGACATGGTGGCGGTGCCCGGACCGTCCACCTGCATGGAGTTGATGTCCGTGTTCATGTACATGCGGGAGCCGCCCACGTTCAGGACGGACAGCCAGAGCCACGGGGTGGTGAAGGTGGCCTCGAGCTGCATGCCGCGGTCGCCCTGCTGGGTGAGGAAGTTCAGGAGCTTGGGGACGCTGCCCAGGGCTGCTGCCAGCGCAACGACGCCCGCCGTCGTCGCGATTCCTGCCAGCACCACC
This region of Arthrobacter sp. DNA4 genomic DNA includes:
- a CDS encoding MerR family transcriptional regulator encodes the protein MVKEMTAEEVVATMHIGELADRSQMSLRTIRHYDEVGLLKPSGRTDGGFRLYTERDFTRLLLIRRMKPLGFTLEAMAGLLKVIDALEAAAPGEDVTDIRTELNGFIEEAARRRAKLEEQLGMADEFLALLRAR
- the mptB gene encoding polyprenol phosphomannose-dependent alpha 1,6 mannosyltransferase MptB, producing the protein MTAGGSHLETSESRPGKPVDASAPARGRAYLATIEGFVGALMMFVGSIGTGWIANGSPMIRQPVVIALRTEGWGVAVSTVLLTAGAMLLMRSWLRLGQRLGDWGQSSLRSVVVAISAWSLPLLFCVPVFSRDVYAYTGQGRLVQEGQNPYEVGISTLNNWFSLGADPAWAENRTPYGPYFLWLARAVVGLTGAQPDASVLLFRLLAGVGVLLCVIYVPKLAELHGINGARALWISVANPLFLISFIASAHNDALMVGLAVAGVYLAATRRYLLGILLVTASIGIKPITVLLLPFIGVMWAGPSASWPRKFLMWGATAGISFGVLALSGIPYNLGIGWTWAIMDPTPGYTGYSPSGFLGQQVEMLANALGLPGGTLATWLRTAMKWAAIALVLLLMFRGDYSRAVRRMALAFTAVVMLSPIIQPWYILWFLPFLAVTGIRDDWQIRSLYVGVTFFVVFGAQDQLSVWSFVELPIDASSLAFFTALAFTFYLLVLDVHTRKLLIEGKPLDLARRGWQWAVERRAARRTRAPQAPAAVDRSESR
- a CDS encoding glycosyltransferase 87 family protein, yielding MTVRSKVLLTKVVDWFARPSSVWWGFAVVHLYFLGWMASFFLNGDTFSDTEQYRQWATAGYNPADLTGKISPWVYPVLAQIPIFLANIAGPSLYLLVWFLIITALNAVGLLYLTRGPRKVTGVAPAWWWLFFTVFMGYLSFARVEGITAPIVLIALLYAAERPVVAGVLLSVATWIKVWPAAVLVPIVIASHKRIQVVLAGAAVTAVVGLGTWLTGGLPHIMDFLLNQGERGMQLEATFSTPWVWLSVFHIAGSKMADNTAINSTEVYGPGASTAAFLMQPLLVLAAVTAAILLVRAMRRGAEREELFLEGSLMMVTAFIVFNKVGSPQFIIWLAPVIIAGLTHDWERWKVPAALLMGIAMTTFVIYPLFYTPLIHAHPVMAAILTTRNVLLVVLLWWSVKRTAELGRKTSTRVPAEA